Proteins encoded in a region of the Bubalus bubalis isolate 160015118507 breed Murrah chromosome 9, NDDB_SH_1, whole genome shotgun sequence genome:
- the EPOR gene encoding erythropoietin receptor translates to MYHLPAPLRAGIGFLCLLLAGAAWAPPPNPTDPKFENKAALLTAREPDEFLCFTERLEDLVCFWEEAATAGVGPDNYSFSYKLEGEPWKPCRLHQAPTARGLVRFWCSLPTADTSSFVPLELHVTAASSGASRYRRTIHVNEVVLLDPPARLVARRADEGGHVVLRWLPPPGAPMASLIRYEVNISAENAAGGAQRVEILDGRTECLLSNLRGGTRYTFMVRARMAEPSFGGFWSAWSEPASLLTASDLDPLILTLSLVLVLILLLLAVLALLSHRRTLKQKIWPGIPSPESEFEGLFTTHKGNFQLWLYQTDGCLWWSPSTPFPEDPPAPLEVLSECCWGVTQAVEPGADDGGPLLDPVGSEHAQDSYLVLDKWLLPRSLPSKDLLQPGGDMDIVTMDEASEVSSCTSALALKPGPEGASATSFEYTILDPSSQLLRPRALPPELLPTPPHLKYLYLVVSDSGISTDYSSGGSQEAQGGSSNGPYSNPYENSLIPAPKPSPPSYVACS, encoded by the exons ATGTATCATCTCCCGGCACCCCTCCGGGCTGGAATTGGCTTCCTCTGCCTCTTGCTCGCTGGGGCAGCCTGGGCTCCCCCACCCAATCCAACGGACCCCAAGTTTGAAAACAAAG CGGCCCTGCTGACAGCCCGCGAGCCTGATGAGTTTCTGTGCTTCACCGAGCGCTTGGAGGATTTGGTGTGTTTCTGGGAGGAAGCGGCCACCGCCGGAGTCGGCCCGGACAACTACAGCTTCTCTTATAAGCTCGA GGGTGAGCCGTGGAAGCCATGCCGCCTGCATCAGGCGCCCACCGCCCGGGGCTTGGTGCGTTTCTGGTGCTCGCTGCCTACAGCCGACACGTCGAGCTTCGTGCCCCTAGAGCTGCACGTCACTGCGGCCTCCTCGGGCGCTTCACGCTACCGCCGTACCATTCACGTCAACGAAGTGG TGCTCCTAGACCCTCCCGCCAGGCTTGTGGCTCGGCGGGCCGACGAGGGCGGCCACGTGGTACTGCGCTGGCTCCCGCCTCCTGGGGCACCCATGGCGAGCCTTATCCGCTATGAGGTGAACATCTCGGCAGAGAACGCCGCAGGGGGCGCACAGAGG GTGGAGATCCTCGACGGCCGCACCGAGTGCTTGCTGAGCAACCTGCGGGGCGGAACGCGCTACACTTTCATGGTACGCGCGCGTATGGCCGAGCCCAGCTTCGGTGGCTTCTGGAGCGCCTGGTCCGAGCCTGCGTCACTGCTGACGGCTAGTG ACTTGGACCCCCTCATCCTGACGCTCTCCCTCGTCCTCGTgctcattctgctgctgctggccGTGCTAGCCCTGCTCTCCCACCGCCG GACTCTGAAGCAGAAGATTTGGCCTGGCATCCCAAGCCCTGAGAGCGAGTTTGAAGGCCTCTTCACAACCCACAAGGGTAATTTCCAG CTGTGGCTGTACCAGACTGACGGGTGTCTGTGGTGGAGCCCCAGCACCCCCTTCCCAGAGGACCCACCTGCCCCCCTGGAAGTCCTCTCTGAGTGCTGCTGGGGGGTGACACAGGCAGTGGAACCTGGGGCAGATGACGGGGGGCCCCTCCTGGATCCGGTGGGCAGCGAGCATGCCCAAGACAGCTACCTGGTACTGGACAAGTGGTTGCTGCCCCGGAGTCTGCCGAGCAAGGACCTCCTGCAGCCTGGTGGCGATATGGACATAGTGACCATGGATGAAGCCTCAGAAGTGTCCTCCTGCACATCCGCTTTGGCCCTGAAGCCTGGGCCGGAGGGAGCCTCTGCTACTAGCTTTGAGTACACCATTCTTGACCCCAGCTCCCAGCTCTTGCGCCCAAGGGCACTGCCCCCTgagctgctccccaccccaccccacctaaAGTACCTGTACCTcgtggtgtccgactctggcaTCTCAACTGACTACAGCTCAGGGGGTTCCCAGGAAGCCCAGGGGGGTTCATCCAATGGTCCCTACTCCAACCCTTATGAGAACAGCCTCATCCCAGCCCCCAAGCCTTCACCCCCAAGCTACGTGGCCTGCTCCTAG
- the SWSAP1 gene encoding ATPase SWSAP1, whose product MAETLRRVLNLGSTAGPGKNTAEAEPPLLLLGGPGSGKTALLFAAALEAAGEGRGPVLFLTRRPLQSLPRRTGPALEPLRLQKIRFQYPPSTRELLRFLCSAHEARGPAPSLLLLDGLEEYLVEDPGSQEAAYLAALLLDTAVHFSHRVGPGRGCGLIVALQTQEEGGDSGNALQLALLQRYFPAQCWLQPDAAGPGQCCLRASLEPGGLGPREEWWVTFQPDGEMTVTRWPTQAVDTSSHKGSNSGGQP is encoded by the exons ATGGCGGAGACGCTGAGGAGAGTGCTAAACTTGGGCAGCACGGCGGGCCCCGGGAAGAACACAGCTGAGGCCGAACCACCTTTGCTGCTGCTCGGCGGTCCAGGCTCTGGAAAGACAGCGCTGCTATTCGCGGCGGCCCTGGAGGCGGCAGGGGAAGGCCGAGGCCCGGTCCTCTTCCTCACCCGGAGGCCTCTTCAAAGCCTGCCCCGCAGGACTGGACCGGCGCTCGAACCACTGCGATTACAA aaGATCCGCTTCCAATACCCACCCTCAACCCGTGAGCTCCTCCGGTTTCTGTGCTCTGCCCATGAGGCCCGTGGACCAGCCCCCTCACTCTTGCTGCTTGATGGCCTGGAGGAGTACCTAGTAGAAGACCCTGGGTCCCAGGAAGCCGCCTACCTGGCTGCCCTGCTTCTGGACACAGCTGTCCACTTCAGCCACCGGGTTGGGCCTGGCCGGGGCTGTGGGCTCATTGTGGCCCTCCAGACCCAGGAGGAAGGAGGTGACAGTGGAAATGCTCTGCAGCTGGCACTCCTTCAGAGGTATTTCCCTGCCCAGTGCTGGCTGCAGCCGGATGCAGCAGGCCCAGGACAGTGCTGCCTCCGAGCCTCcctggagccaggtgggctgggcCCCAGGGAAGAATGGTGGGTGACTTTTCAACCAGATGGAGAGATGACAGTCACCCGATGGCCCACCCAGGCGGTTGACACCAGCTCGCACAAAGGTTCAAACTCTGGAGGCCAACCTTGA